One Mugil cephalus isolate CIBA_MC_2020 chromosome 8, CIBA_Mcephalus_1.1, whole genome shotgun sequence genomic window carries:
- the LOC125012793 gene encoding nuclear factor 7, ovary-like, whose amino-acid sequence MAERATLFEKYLSCHLCSETFRDPVSLSCNHNFCSSCLQKFWEQAKNKNCPICKRKSLKDFPVVNFTLKELADFFAGRQKSGSSETKKGKEKSLMEVCSKHKEEPKLFCENEQRVVCPVCEFTLHHNHKVVPIEQAVSDLKEQLKSDLKSLEDKRNKYKQVKETYNEVIRHSKKQLLSTERQIRAEFNKLHQFLKEEEESRLAALRDEEEQKEKTVSKKMKRIQKRISSLSDSISAVEEELQKHQVPFLSSYKATQTRARAQCSLSDPQLVSGALIDVAKHLGNLAFRVWEKMEEKVHFSPVILDPNTTNPWLYLSDDLTSMRCGDTKQQLPDNPERNTNYTTALGSEGFSSGKHSWEVEVGDHPTWNVGLVKESVDRKEKRFVSPKYGIWCLLHRSGKYSNGAGQTVTVKQSLQRIRVQLDYDRGEVSFYNSDGMILIYTHRDTFTEKLFPYFSIAKAGAAKSFDIKIRK is encoded by the coding sequence ATGGCTGAGAGAGCTACTCTTTTTGAAAAATATCTGAGCTGCCATTTGTGTTCAGAGACTTTCAGAGatcctgtgtctctgagctgcaaccacaacttctgttcaagctgcctgcagaaattctgggaacaggctaaaaacaaaaactgtcctaTTTGTAAAAGGAAATCCTTAAAAGATTTTCCTGTAGTGAACTTTACACTGAAGGAACTGGCTGACTTCTTTGctggaagacagaaatctggatcatctgagacaaaaaagggaaaagagaagtcATTAATGGAGGTTtgtagtaaacacaaagaagagccTAAACTGTTCTGTGAGAATGAGCAGAGAGTTGTGTGTCCTGTCTGTGAGTTTACTCTCCACCACAATCACAAAGTGGTTCCTATAGAACAAGCAGTCAGTgacctgaaggagcagctgaaatctgacttaaagtctctggaggacaagaggaacaaatacaaacaagtgAAGGAAACATACAATGAGGTGATTCGACACTCCaagaagcagctgctgtccacagagaggcagatcagagcagagttcaacaagctccaccagttcctgaaagaggaagaggagtccagactggcagctctgagggatgaagaggagcagaaggagaagactGTGAGcaaaaagatgaagaggattCAGAAGCGAATCTCTTCTCTGTCAGACAGTATCTCTGCtgttgaagaagagctgcagaaacaccagGTGCCATTCCTCAGCAGTTATAAAGCCACTcagaccagagccagagcccaGTGCTCACTGTCAGATCCACAGCTGGTCTCAGGAGCCCTGAtagatgtggccaaacacctgggcaacctggccttcagagtctgggagaagatggaggagaaggtccacttcagtcctgtcattctggacccAAACACTACAAACCCCTGGCTCTatctgtctgatgatctgaccaGCATGAGATGCGgagacacaaagcagcagcttcctgaCAATCCAGAGAGAAACACTAACTACACCACTGctctgggctctgagggcttcagctcagggaaacacagctgggaggtggaggtgggagatcaTCCTACCTGGAATGTTGGTTTAGTTAAAGAGTCAGTtgacaggaaggaaaagagattTGTTTCACCAAAATATGGAAtctggtgtttgttgcatcGCAGTGGAAAATACTCTAATGGTGCTGGTCAGACCGTGACAGTGAAGCAGagtctccagaggatcagagtccAGCTGGACTATGACAGGGGGGAGGTGTCCTTCTACAACTCTGATGGCATGATTCTCATctacactcacagagacactttcacCGAGAAGCTCTTCCCATATTTCAGCATTGCAAAAGCTGGTGCTGCCAAAAGCTTTGATATCAAAATAAGAAAGTGa
- the LOC125012386 gene encoding nuclear factor 7, brain-like yields MAEKVALVESFLSCHVCSETFRDPVSLSCNHNFCSSCLQKFWEQAKNKNCPICKRKSSKDFPVVNFTLKELADSFAGRQKSGSSETEKGKEKSLMEVCSKHKEEPKLFCEDEQRAVCPVCDSSLHHNHKVVPIEQAVSDLKEQLKSDLKSLEDKRNKYKQVEETYSEVIQHSKKQLLSTERQIRAEFNKLHQFLKEEEESRLAALKEEEEQKGKTVSREMKRIQEQISSLSDSISAVEEELQKHQVPFLSSYKATQTRARAQCSLSDPQLVSGALIDVAKHLGNLAFRVWEKMEEKVHFSPVILDPNTAYSILYLSDDLTSVRRGDTWQQLPDNPERNTNYSTVLGSEGFSSGKHSWEVEVGDHPAWTVGLAKESVDRKGERYASPESGIWCLLHCDGKYTNGLSQTVTVEKSLQRIRVQLDYDRGEVSFYNSEDMTHIYTHRDTFTEKLFPYFYVYEAGAAKTSDIKIRK; encoded by the coding sequence ATGGCTGAGAAAGTTGCTCTTGTTGAAAGTTTTCTGAGCTgccatgtgtgttcagagactttcagagatcctgtgtctctgagctgcaaccacaacttctgttcaagctgcctgcagaaattctgggaacaagctaaaaacaaaaactgtcctaTTTGTAAAAGGAAATCCTCAAAAGATTTTCCTGTAGTGAACTTTACACTGAAGGAACTGGCTGACTCCTTTGctggaagacagaaatctggatcatctgagacagaaaagggaaaagagaagtcATTAATGGAGGTTtgtagtaaacacaaagaagagccTAAACTGTTCTGTGAGGATGAGCAGAGAGCTGTGTGTCCTGTCTGTGACTCTTCTCTCCACCACAATCACAAAGTGGTTCCTATAGAACAAGCAGTCAGTgacctgaaggagcagctgaaatctgacttaaagtctctggaggacaagaggaacaaatacaaacaagtgGAGGAAACATACAGTGAGGTGATTCAACACTCCaagaagcagctgctgtccacagagaggcagatcagagcagagttcaacaagctccaccagttcctgaaagaggaagaggagtccagactggcagctctgaaggaggaagaggagcagaaggggaagactgtgagcagagagatgaagaggattcaggagcagatctcctctctgtcagacagtatctctgctgttgaagaagagctgcagaaacaccagGTGCCATTCCTCAGCAGTTATAAAGCCACTcagaccagagccagagcccaGTGCTCACTGTCAGATCCACAGCTGGTCTCAGGAGCCCTGAtagatgtggccaaacacctgggcaacctggccttcagagtctgggagaagatggaggagaaggtccacttcagtcctgtcattctggacccAAACACTGCATATTCCATTCTCTatctgtctgatgatctgaccagtgtgagacgTGGAGACACATGGCAGCAGcttcctgataatccagagagAAACACTAACTACAGCACTGttctgggctctgagggcttcagctcagggaaacacagctgggaggtggaggtgggagatcaTCCTGCCTGGACTGTTGGTTTAGCTAAAGAGTCAGTtgacaggaagggagagagataTGCCTCACCAGAATCTGGAATCTGGTGTTTATTGCATTGTGATGGAAAATACACTAATGGTCTTAGTCAGACTGTGACAGTAGAGAAGagtctccagaggatcagagtccAGTTGGACTATGACAGGGGGGAGGTGTCCTTCTACAACTCTGAAGACATGACTCACATctacactcacagagacactttcactgagaaactctTCCCATATTTTTATGTCTATGAAGCTGGTGCTGCCAAAACCTCTGATATCAAAATCAGAAAGTGA